Genomic segment of Verrucomicrobiota bacterium:
GGAGCTAACCCCTTCCGACAACATAATAAAATTTCAAAAACCCGGCTTGATCCAAGCCGGGTTTTTTATTGCCTTAGGGTCTTGGGCATATTTACAAACAAATTGCTCAACAGAAAATTTTCTTCATTCAAGGACACCGCAGGAGGCGTTTATTTTTTTGCAACGAGTGTCAGACGGGACCAATACCAGATGATTTTACCGTCCTCCGTCGCGAGGTGATAAATACGTTTCACGCTCTCGGGGGCATCCTGCACGAGGGCCAGAACGGCCTTACGGTTCTCCGGACTTGTATTCGCGGTCTGGAAATACCATTCTAGATCAGGTTGTTTAAAAGGGGAAAGCTCTGCCCTCCCGACATCCAATCCAGCATGGGTACACAATATCCGCCACGCGCCTGGGCTCAAGAAACGGTGATGGCTCGGGTCACGGAATTTCTCGACCTGATGAATCCACTCCTCCGCTTCGGGTTCATCATCCTCGACCGATCCGTCGATTAGAATAAAGTATCCGCTCTTTTTTAAGACACGGGCGACCTCGTGGACAAATTGCTCTGGTGAACTGAAATGATGGGCGGCGACCCGGCAAGTGACGAGGTCAAATGATTCATCCGCGTAGGGGAGCTCCTCTGCAGCATGTTGTTTTGTTTGAAGACAAAGTCCGCGTTCCTGAGCGAGTTGTAGCGTGGCGTGGAGCATTCCTTCGCTGAGATCGGCCGCCGTTACCACATAACCGGCCCCGGCTAGATAAAGGGCGGTATGTCCGCCACCCGTGCCGATATCAAGAGCCCTCATTCCTTTGTGGAAGGGAATCCCACGTAAGGCATCTTGCACATCACTGACATTCGATAAAATATGGTTTTTGCCATAATTGGCACTTTGCCGGTCAAATTGTTCTTGGGCTTTTTTCTGGATATTATCGAGGGTGCTCATGGGGGGAAAGTTTAACTCTACTCCCTCCATTTACACCAGCCACAACTTCCACCAAAAGCCCATATCTCAGACCTCACCCATCCGGGAAGGATCAGATAATACAATCAAGAATGATCGTCGTCGGAAGTACCGAATGCCTCGTTGACAAATGTGAAAATCGCCGTGCCCACCCCGACGACTATGAATGTGGAGATCAAACGCCACAAAACCTCACCACGGGTAAAGTCCCAAATCCGGAGGATGCTGACTAGCACGCAGAAAATAACACAACCGGTAATCACATAAAAAGAAACCGCACGAACCAAATGAGGATTCAGGAAACCTTTCGGTTTTTTGGCCTGTTTCTTTTGATTCGGGATGGGAGGCGTGGATGAATCACTCATAATACCCTCTCGTCTACCCGGTTAAAAAACCTTGAGGTCACGATGATCATGGGGGAGTTCTTTCCCCTCGGCAGCTAGTTTCGCGAGGGTTTTCTGTTTCTCCCGCTCGCGCTTGGTCATCCAGTCATCCCAAGATTTTCCGGCAGCCATGTCGGACCCAGTGATCCTGATGTCTTTGAGATTTTTGATAAGATAACGAACCGGCACTGCATTATCCGGAAGGTACACCTCGATAAAAGGTTCAGCAGTTTTGAACTCGCGATTAAAGAGAAATCCTTCAATCGATGTACCATCATTGAAATCAATCGTCACATCACCACGGTAATCAAAGGCTTTATTGGCTATTTCAGAAATTTGTTGTGTTTCCATAAGTGTATCGATTTAGACAGACTGGGGATTAAGCGTGAACTTCACAGTATCCATGAAACCGCGCATCGTACCAAAGGTTTCATCTACGGCACTGGCTTCATAACCGCAGTGAACCATACAATCAGCGCAGTGTTCATTGCCGCTTTTGCGTCCGTAATTTTCCCATTCAGTGGTTTCAATCAATTCTTTGAAGGAGGGAACATAACCTTCCCCGAGCAAATAACAGGGTTTTTGCCATCCAAAGATATTAAAAGTCGGGTTACCCCAAGGTGTGCATTCATATTCACGTTCGCCTTGGAGGAATTTCAAGAAGAGAGGCGACTGGTTAAAGCGCCATCCTTTTTTCGGGTTGTCCAAAATCTTCTGGAAAAGTTCGTGAGTACGGGAACGCTTCAGGAAGTGGGCTTGGTCAGGGGCTTTCTGGTAGCTGTATCCCGGCGACATCATCATTCCTTCGACCCCGAGCTTCATCATTTCATCAAAGAACTCGCGGACACGTTCAGGATTCGCTTCATCAAAAAGTGTGGTATTCGTCGTCACGCGGAATCCGCGTTTGAGCGCTTCTTTAATCCCCTTGATAGCCACGTCGTAAATCCCGTCACGGCATACAGCCATGTCATGTTCTTCTTTGAGCCCATCCATATGAATGCTGAATGTCAGATATTTAGAGGGTTTAAATAGGTCGAGCTTGCTTTTGAGGAGGATCGCATTTGTACAGAGGTAGATATATTTCTTGCGGGCCACGAGGCCTTCCACAATTTGAGGCATCTCGGGATGGAGGAGGGGTTCGCCCCCGGGAATACTGACCATCGGAGCACCACATTCCTCGGCTGCCGACCAGCATTGCTCTGGGGTCAAGCGGCGTTGGAGAATGTGTTCGGGATACTGGATTTTACCACAACCGGCACAAGAGAGATTGCAACGGAAGAGCGGCTCCAACATCATAACGAGTGGGTATTTATCGTTACCGCTGAGTTTTTTACCCAACACGTAACTAGCGACTGTCCAAGCTTGAGAAATAGGTACTGACATAGTTTTATAGAGTTTCTGAATTAAGCTAGTATGTTAACAATCAAAATGAAAATGTCAATCAATTCAGGACTCTTTATGTCCTGTTTTAAATCTATCATTTTCCGTGACTTAAGTATGGTTAATTTCTGTCGTTGTCGAATTCAATATCACTTATTATTCCGTTTGTTTTGATGTGTGTATTAAATCATTTGTAAAAAACAACTTACAACTTTTCTCCGATGTCAGAAGTGCCATGAAAACCTTTAAGAAATCAATCCCCATAAGCGCCCGTATGACAAAAAGCTCTAAGAATTTATTAATCTTTTCTGAGATAAGAGTTAAGCTATGGAGAGCCAAAAACGAAAATCTTAGCTAGGGCGACAGCCCTCATTCACAGCATAACAATAGGGGAGTATCCTGCGCAATTTGCTCGCTACACCTCGAGTTTTTCATGGTGCAGACCGTAGGCGAGGAACTTTGCTAAACGTCTACGCATGAATCCAAACCGGGACAATATCCTCATGGGTAGCGGCGGGACAAATTCCCCGGAGGAATTCAGGGCTTGGGTAATCACCCGCTTCTGCACCATTTCTTGGAATCTCTGGATGGCACGCGTCGAGGGAAAACGCCGTTTTTGGATGGTTTCCAAAGCAATATCGAGTTTATCCCCGGAAACATCTGACTGCCCCTGTAAAAGCGGCACGAGGATATTAGCCGAGCAAATGGCATCTTGAATGGCGTAATTTACCCCGACACCACCGACGGGTGACATGATATGTGCGGCATCACCAATGGCGAGGAACCCGGGCAAATGCCACTTGGGCAAATATCCGGTCTGCACTGCCAGCAGCGATGTCTGGTTCCACTCCTTGAGCTCATCCATCCGGTCAGCGAAAAAGGGGAAAATCGAGAGCAAATTGCGTTTCATTGATTCCATGCCTTCTTCCTTGAGCCCTTTGAATCCGCCCTTGAGGATGACGTAACCCATTTGCCAATAATCACCGCGGTTGATCGCAATAATAAAATTACCCTGCCTGATTTTTATCTCAAGGCCGCCGGGCACTGCGTCTGTATCTTTTTTACTGAGGCGGAACCACAGCACATCCATCGGCGGGGCGGTTTTAATCATTTCCAGACCTGATTTTGTCCGCAAGGTGGAGTTCCGTCCATCAGCAGCGATGACCACACTCGCCAGAATATCGAAAGGTTCCTCGCCTTGGCGTTCTCCTTTAATCCCGGTCACCCGCCCGTTGTTTTTGATCAAATCCGCGGCACGTGTGGACATGAGGAGGCGGACATTCGGATAAGACTGCATCTTTTTCGCCAGCAAATCCAAAAAATGTTCCTGCGGGATCATAGCCACAAAAGGGAAATCCGTCTTTAACCCGGTAAAGTCCGCAATCGTGTATTCCTTGTTCCCGATAGTCATAGAGAGTTTCTCAAGTTTGCCCCGTGAAAAAGCCATGACCTCGTCTGCAATGCCAAACTCTTTCAATACATCAAGGGTCGCGGGATGAACCGTATCACCTCGGAAATCCCGGTCAAAATTCCCGTGTGACTCGAGGATCGTCACATCGACTCCAGCCCTCCCCAGTAACAAAGCCAGCATCATTCCGGCCGGGCCTCCCCCGGCAATCACACATTGAGTTTGGATCGTTTCCCCCATAAGAGAGAGGATTCAAGCACAATACTCACCCTTTACTCCAGAAAAAAATCTTGAACCACTGGCTTGCGAACTGGTCATTTACTTATATCATACTCTGGAACGTGAGAAACACCCCCAGTCCGACATCGCACAAGAAATGGCATGAAAGGAACTTCGTCACAGAAGTCATGCTCCCGGCTCTCTTTACCAAACGCCATGGAAATCAACACAAATTGCGCGACCTCAAGCTCGGAGCCAAAGACGTCGCTATCACGTGGATCGGCCACGCTTCCTTCCTGATTCAAACACAAACGGACAATATCCTCATCGACCCCATTTATGCGAATTGGATCATGGGCATCAAACGTCTCAAAAAGCCGGGGCTCCATATCCGCGACCTGCCCCCGTGCAATCTCGTACTCATCACACATGCCCACTTCGACCACCTGCATCCGCGCACTTTGCGCAAGGTCGCGTGTGGACAACCCATCGTCGTTCCTGAGCACTGCGGTTCTTTGGTCAAGCATTTGAATTTCTGCCAGGTCTATGAGATGCGCTGGTGGGAGACCATCTCCTTTGGTTCTGTCAAGGTGACTTTTACCCCGGCAAAACACTGGGGGGCAAGAACTTTAGTCGATGGCCACCGGGCCTTCGGGGGATTCATGATCGAGTGTAATGGGAGAAAGATTTTTCACAGCGGTGACTCTACTTATTTTGAGGGTTACAAGGAAATCGGAAAAAGACTCCACCCTGATATCGCACTCATGCCCATCGGGTCTTATGAAACCATCAGCGGCCGCGATAATCATATCCGCCCCGAAGATGCCGTTAAGGCCTTTGAAGATACTGGTGCCAAATGGTTTATTCCTATGCACTACGGCACATTCCGCCTCAGCCATGAGCCGATTGAGGAACCCCTCCAGCTCCTTTTTAAAGCCGCCCTCAAACACGCCGTCTCAAGCCGCATCCGTATCCTCGACCCCGGTAAAGCAGAGATTTTT
This window contains:
- a CDS encoding class I SAM-dependent methyltransferase; the encoded protein is MSTLDNIQKKAQEQFDRQSANYGKNHILSNVSDVQDALRGIPFHKGMRALDIGTGGGHTALYLAGAGYVVTAADLSEGMLHATLQLAQERGLCLQTKQHAAEELPYADESFDLVTCRVAAHHFSSPEQFVHEVARVLKKSGYFILIDGSVEDDEPEAEEWIHQVEKFRDPSHHRFLSPGAWRILCTHAGLDVGRAELSPFKQPDLEWYFQTANTSPENRKAVLALVQDAPESVKRIYHLATEDGKIIWYWSRLTLVAKK
- the hpnH gene encoding adenosyl-hopene transferase HpnH yields the protein MSVPISQAWTVASYVLGKKLSGNDKYPLVMMLEPLFRCNLSCAGCGKIQYPEHILQRRLTPEQCWSAAEECGAPMVSIPGGEPLLHPEMPQIVEGLVARKKYIYLCTNAILLKSKLDLFKPSKYLTFSIHMDGLKEEHDMAVCRDGIYDVAIKGIKEALKRGFRVTTNTTLFDEANPERVREFFDEMMKLGVEGMMMSPGYSYQKAPDQAHFLKRSRTHELFQKILDNPKKGWRFNQSPLFLKFLQGEREYECTPWGNPTFNIFGWQKPCYLLGEGYVPSFKELIETTEWENYGRKSGNEHCADCMVHCGYEASAVDETFGTMRGFMDTVKFTLNPQSV
- a CDS encoding FAD-dependent oxidoreductase — its product is MGETIQTQCVIAGGGPAGMMLALLLGRAGVDVTILESHGNFDRDFRGDTVHPATLDVLKEFGIADEVMAFSRGKLEKLSMTIGNKEYTIADFTGLKTDFPFVAMIPQEHFLDLLAKKMQSYPNVRLLMSTRAADLIKNNGRVTGIKGERQGEEPFDILASVVIAADGRNSTLRTKSGLEMIKTAPPMDVLWFRLSKKDTDAVPGGLEIKIRQGNFIIAINRGDYWQMGYVILKGGFKGLKEEGMESMKRNLLSIFPFFADRMDELKEWNQTSLLAVQTGYLPKWHLPGFLAIGDAAHIMSPVGGVGVNYAIQDAICSANILVPLLQGQSDVSGDKLDIALETIQKRRFPSTRAIQRFQEMVQKRVITQALNSSGEFVPPLPMRILSRFGFMRRRLAKFLAYGLHHEKLEV
- a CDS encoding MBL fold metallo-hydrolase — encoded protein: MNHWLANWSFTYIILWNVRNTPSPTSHKKWHERNFVTEVMLPALFTKRHGNQHKLRDLKLGAKDVAITWIGHASFLIQTQTDNILIDPIYANWIMGIKRLKKPGLHIRDLPPCNLVLITHAHFDHLHPRTLRKVACGQPIVVPEHCGSLVKHLNFCQVYEMRWWETISFGSVKVTFTPAKHWGARTLVDGHRAFGGFMIECNGRKIFHSGDSTYFEGYKEIGKRLHPDIALMPIGSYETISGRDNHIRPEDAVKAFEDTGAKWFIPMHYGTFRLSHEPIEEPLQLLFKAALKHAVSSRIRILDPGKAEIF